The following nucleotide sequence is from Azoarcus sp. CIB.
CGGTGCAGCCCGGAGCGCCGAAGGCCCCCGAAACCGCGCCGGCTGCGCACCCCGAGGCCGACAGGAACGCGGAGATGCGTCGCGCGATCGCTGCGGCGATGAGCCGCTCGAAGCGCGAGATCCCGCATTACTACCTGTCCGAGACGATCCCGATGGCGCGTGCGCAGAGGTGGCTCGCGCAGGCCAACGAGGGGCGGCCGATCACCGAGCGGCTCCTGATGGCGGTCGTGCAACTGAAGGCGGTGGCGGCGGCGCTGGCGCAGTTTCCCGATCTGAACGGCTTCTTCCGCGACGGCCGCTTCGAGCCGGTGCAGGCCGCGCATATTGGTGTCGCAATCTCGCTGCGCCAGGGCGGGCTGATCGCGCCCGCACTGCACGACGTCGGCAGCAAGCCGCTCGACCAGCTGATGCGCGAGCTCGCCGATCTCGTGAAGCGCACGCGCGCGGGCTCGCTGCGCAGCTCGGAGATGTCGGATCCCACGATCACCGTGACCAACCTCGGCGAGCAGGGCGTCGATGCGGTGATGGGCGTGATCTACCCGCCGCAGGTTGCGCTCGTCGGCTTCGGCCGTATCGCTGCGCGCCCGTGGGTCGAGGTTGGCGCCCTGGTCGCGATGCCGACTGTCGTCGCGAGCCTCGCGGCGGATCACCGCGTCTCGGACGGGCACCGCGGGGCGCTCTTCCTCGCCGAACTGCGCGGGCGCCTGCAGCGGCCCGAGGAGCTGTGAGCGCGAAGAACGAAAGCGAAAAGGGTAGAAAAAGGGGAAAGCGATGGCAGATAAATACCCGGAACTGCGCGCGAACGTGATCGCGATCCTGCGCAGCATCGCGCCCGAGGTCGAGGCGGACGAGCTGCGCGACGACCGTCCGCTGCGCCAGCAGGTCGACCTCGATTCGATGGACTGGCTCAACTTCCTGATCGGGATCAGCGAGCAGCTGAAGGTGAGTATCCCCGAGGCGGACTATGGCCGCCTCGTGACGCTGGGCAACCTGCTCGACTACCTGCGCGCGAAGCTCGGTTAGCGACGTCCCGACATGACGCCGGCCCGTCCCGGGCAATTGCTCGCCCGGGACGGGCCGGCGTTGCGGGGGGAAGCCTTCGTGGGGGGAAGTCTTCGCGGGAGCAGCCTTACATCACGGCGATTTCGATCTTGCGCGGCTGCGCGTGTTCGGCCTTCGGGATGCGCAGCTTCAGTGTGCCCTGGTTGAACTCGGCCGACACTTTGTTTGCGTCGAGTTCCTTCGACAGCGTGAACATGCGGCGGTAGCGCGGCAGGTTCACTTCGGCATGTGACGATTCCATGCCCTCGGGTGCTGCGAGGCTGATCTCGCCCTCGATCGTCAGCGTGTCGCCTTCGACCTGAAGGGTCAGCTTGTCCTTCGGTACGCCCGGCAGGTCGGCGTACAGCGTGATTCCGGCGGCATCCTCGATGACGTCGACGGGCGGCAGCAGCGCCATCTCGCTGGCCGGGGTTTCGGGCTTGCGGGCGATGTTGGTGGTGTCGTTCATGTCCGGCTCCTCCTCATTCGATGCTGATGCGGCGCGGCTGGGCGGCTTGCCGGCGCTGGACGCTGACGTGCAGCACGCCGTCGCGGTACTTCGCGCTCACGGCGTTGGGGTCGGCGTCGTCGGGCAGGGTCACGACGCGGCGGAAACGTCCGGAGAAACGCTCGTCGATATGCACCGTGGCGTTGGCTTCCTTCGGCGGCATTACGCTCGCGCGCTCGCCGGCGACCGTCAGTACGCCCTTTTCGAGCTGCACGTCGATCGTCGCCGGGTCGATGCCGGGCGCAAAGGCGTAGATCTCGACGGAATGCGGCGTGTTGCCGACGTTCATCGCGGGAAAGCCGCCGCGCGCGAGACCGCGGATGCTGGGGGAGAATTCGTACGACTGCTGCATCTCGCGCTGCAGGCGATCGATTTCGGACAGCAGATCGCGGGGAAATACTGATCGGTAGAACATCATGATCCTCCTTCGGACAGGGATGGGTGTCCGCTCGCAACACCCATGTTTTCCGATATCGAGGCGGTCGGCTGGACTTCAAGTCCACATGCGGCAACGCACATGCCGAAGGAGGAGAGGAGCCGCGGCGCGGCTCCCGGGGGGAGGCTCAGGCGAAGTTGCCGAGCGCCTCGACCGAGCCGTCGAGCGCCATCAGCAGGGTCTCGATGCCGAGGCCGGGATGCTTGTCCTTGATGGCGGCGGCGAGGCGTTCCAGGTGGTCGCGATGCACCGCGGCTTCGCGCACGGGATCCGGCGCCAGGTCCTCGCCGAGAATCGCCTTGTAGGCGCCGCAGTCGCGGTGATCCATGACGACGACCTTCTGTACGTCATGGAGCTGGATCGCGACGGCGAGGTGGTCCCAGAAGGTGCGGTTCCACGCGGGGTACTTGTCGGTCAGCGCGCCGAGCGAGGCGCCGGCGAGCACGATGTGGTCGTACTTGTGCGTGAGGCCGCGGCCCGCCATGTATTGCTCGACGCTGTCCATGAGGCGGAAATCCATGCAGGTGAGCAACAGGATGTCGGTGTGGCCTCCGGCGAGGGCGGGGCGGCTTTGCGAGACGGTGCCGAGCAAGGCGACACCGGCGGCGAGCGTGGCGCGCGTGAGGAAGTTGCGGCGGGTGCCGGAGTGATTTTCGCCGTGGGCGTGCGTGCAGTTGCAGTGGTCGTGAGTGTCCATTGTTCGCTGTTCTTTTGATGGAGTTCGGATGGAGGCGAGCGGAATGGTATACCGCCGCAAACTTCCGAAATATCCATTAAGAATATTTAATCAGCGCTGGGGAATATCGACAATTCATTGATGCAAAACGCTTGTCAGGTCTTTTTCTTGATGCCTCTGGGATTTTTGGCGCGCGTCGGCGGCGGCAGTCCGGGGCAGTCCTGCTGGCCGAGGCTGCGCGCGAGTTCGCCCAGCACGCGGGCGTGCATCGCATCACCGGGGTGGCCGCGCAAGGCGGCGAGGCGGGCGAGCAGGCAGATCTGCTTCACGACGGAGTCGAACTTGCGCGCGCTGCGCGGCACGTTGTCGATCGCCTGCTCGTAGAGGCAGGTGAGCTTCGGGCCGTCGTCAGCACCGATTCCCGCAAGGAGCAGCGCGGCGAGTTCGGCGTCGGCCGGCTTCACCGCGTCGAAGAAGTCGCCGCTGCGTGCGAACAGTGCGCGCGCCGCCTCGGCGCACATGGCCGCCTGTTCGGTCGCGCGCTTGCGCGCGGCGTCGGCGTCGGCTTCGAGCAGCAGCCAGTCGAGCTGCAGGCGGTTGATCATGAGGTAGGGATCAAAGCCGGCATCGCCCGGAGTGCCCTCGGCGCCGGCGTACGCCTCGCGTGCGCGCGCCAATGCCGCGCGGACACTCGGCCAGTCGCCGTTCTGCGCGGCGAGCACTGCCGCCTCGCGCTTGAGGGCGCTGCCGAGCAGGGCGCTGCGTTCGGCGTTCGACGGCATGGGGGTCGTACCGGGCGGCATCGGCTTCGCCAGCGCGATGAGGCTGTCGAGGCGCGCGATGGCGGATTCGATCAGGGTCGTATCGCCCCGCGTCTCGCCCATGCGGGCTTCGAGGTTGGCAAGCTGTTCGACGATGCGCACGGGCACGCGTCCGCTGCGGTCTTCGCCGGCGAGCGCTAGGCAATAGGCGGTGCAGGCGCGTTCGAAGCCTTCGGTGCCGAGTTCGGCATAGGTCGCGCCGATGGCGGCCTGCACTTCGGGCAGATCCTTCCACGCGGCTGGAACATGCACGAGGATGGCCGCGATATGACGCCCCACGTCGGCGACGCTGCGTGTCCGGTGCGACAGGTCGACGCGCAGGCGCGCGAAGGTGTCGACGAGGGCGACGGGCGAGACGATGTCGGTGGGGACCCGCGCCGTGCCTTCGTCGGCGGGGGCTTCGAGCATGTAGTGCGGATCGCCGTAGGCCTGGTAGGCGCCCCAGGTGTTGTACTGCGGAAACTGCTCCCATGCGCTCTTGCGGGCGGTGAAGACGGCCGGGCCGAAGGGTTTGCCGTCGCGCACGAAGCTTTCGAAGAAGCTCGTCGCGAAGAGGCGGGCGGCCTCGTCATTCACCTGCCAGCCGGCCGCGACGACGCAGCGCACGCCGATCTCGATCAGTTCGCATGCGATGCTGTAGGCGAGGCGGTTCGCCGTGTCGGGCGCCGCCGACATCGCGCCGAGGTGGCAGCAGTTGAGGAACACGAGTTCGGGCACGACTTCGAGCTGCGATACCTCCGCGGCGGTAAGCAGCATGCCGTCGGACAGGACGACGCCGGTGCGTTGCGTGCCGTCGCGCGCCGTGGCTTCGAACACGCCGTGGGCGGCGACGACGAGCACCTTGCACGGCTGGCGGAAGAGGCGTGCGAACACGTCGAGCGCCTCGATGCCTTCGCCGTAGTTGACGTCATAGCCGCACTCGCCGAGCAGGTCGCGGATGGCCGCGCCTTCGGCCACCGCACCGGGCAGATCGGGCAGATGGTCGTCCTGCGGCGCGGGCAGCGGTCGCGACGGATCGCCGAACTGGCCGTAGTAGCCGTGGGTGGACGGGTTGGTAATCACGCACGCGACCTTGCGCGTGATGCTGAGCGGGTTGCGGCGGAAACGCGCAGAGGCGAACTGGCGCACGATCGCCGTTTTGAGCGCCATCGGCTGCTCGTCGGCCTGCAGCATCTCCCACGGCAGGTTCGCGGTGTAGGCGTCGACGACGAGGACGAGCTGTTCGGTTTCGCGCGCGGCCGCCTTGAAATCCAGCGGCACCATCAACTGGAACAGCGTACGCGACAGGTCGGCGTTGTAGTGGTCCTGGGTGATCGCGTTGCGCACCAGTGCTTCGATGAGTCCGGGCTGGCGCTGGTGCACGACGCTTTCGGCGCGCGAGCGTTCGGATAGCATCACGTACTTCAGCCGTGTGGCGATTGCACGGCTGCCGCTTGCGGGGGCCGGCGTGCCACCTTCCGCAGGTCCGTCGTCCGCGGTGACGAGCATGCGTGGCCAGTAGCCGAAGGGGGCGAACACCGACAGGCGCGGGCGCGCGCCTTCGCCCTCGTTGAGCTGCTCGGCGACGTCGATGCGCGACTCCAGGCGGCGCAGGTCGCCGGCCATGCGTGCGGGCAGCTGGCGCACCGCGCGCGCGGCGCTGATCGCGGTGTCCATGAACAGTTCGATCAGTTCCAGTCGCGCGACCCGTAGCCGCGTGAGCGGCATCGCCTCGGCGAACTGGCGGTTGGCGGCGAGCACGCCGCGCACGATGGATTCGATGGAGTCGTCGACGCTGATGTGGGCGGTGGAGTTGTAGCCGATCAGCAGGCTCGCGAGCGTGAGCTCGGTGTCGACCTCGCCCTCGCCTTCGCTGTCACCCTCGGTGCCCTGGCGGTCGTGCGAATGGAGCAGGTAGCGCAGGACGCCGGCACGCACGGTCTCGGTGATGTCGGCCGCGGACAGCTGACCGAATCGCCCCAGACCGACGATCACGGCGCCGCGCCCGGTGCCGCGCAGGCGGTCTTCCCGGTTGCGCGCCTGCAGCACGATGGCCGCCGAGCCGATTTCGCCCGCATAGACGCCGAGCCGTTCGCGCTGGCGCAGGGCGCCGTCGACCAAGGCGTCGTTGATCGCGGCCTCGGCGCCGGCGATCCCGTCGCCCTGGTAGTGGCCGCACAGGATGGGCTGGCGCGCGAAGCGCAGGTCCATCGCGCTGACCGAGACCTGCAGCGGATGGATCGCCGACACCGGGCGGCGGCGGCGCGGACGGGTGCCGACGAGGCTGCAGACGAGTTCCTCCTCGGTTGGCAGCACGGGCGGCGGGGCGTCGTAGATGGCGATCGGGGCGGCGGCGCCGCGTGCGGCGGGCAGGCGGCCGAGGCGGCTCGTGCTGCCGGTCTGCAGCAGGTCCGTGACGGCGGGGAAGTGGTCCTCGGTGCCGGTCAGCGCGCCGTGGTCGACCGGCATGTACCAGTGCTGCTCGGCCGGCAGGTTCGCGAGTCGCCCGGCTGCCCAGCTCACCGAGCCGTCACCCTGCGGCGTGCCGATCATCTTGATCTGGTCGCCTTCGATCGTGGTGCCGCAGGGGGTGTTCTCGGCCTGGCCGAAGACGTAGATCACGCGTTCGACCGGCTGCGGTGCGTCGTTCGTCGCGAGCGGCCCCTCCCACAGTCCGCGGGCGGCGGCGAGCGTGGCATTGCTGGGCTGTCCGGCGATGCCGTCGCCGAACCAGCGGTCGCGGTTGGCCTTGGCGGCGGACGGCCAGACGGGCGCGCGCAGCCAGTCGGCGTGCAGCGTCGGTCCCGCGTCCTCGAAGCCGGGGCGCGGCAGCAGCTGCATCGCACCGGGGAAGCCCGCGACGATGTCGAGCACGCCTTGCATGCCGTGGCCGAGGTCCATGCGTGCGAGCTTGCGCATCGTGCCGGACTTGCCGAGCAGGGTCTCGACCATGAGGTGCGAGCCGCTATTGGGCGTGCCCAGCATCACCAGGCGGCCACCGGGGCGGCGCACGAGCTCCGCCCACAGGTCGGGGTGAGTCGCGATCATCGTGCGGCACACGAGGCCGCCCATGCTGTGCGCGAGCAGGCGCACGGGCTGGTTGGGGTGCGTCTTCAGCGCCTGCTGAAGGGTGTCGGCGAGGCGTTCGGCTGCGCCATCCGGGGCATGGATGGGCTTGCGCCAGTCGTAGGGGAAGCGGATGACGGTGTGCGTTGCTTCGAGATGCTCGGCAAGGTCGCCGTAGAACATGTCGAAGAGCGCTTCTTCGCTTACGGCGGTCTTGTCCATCGCGATCTTCGCGAGGCCGCCGGTCGCGAGGTCGAGGAAGTCGAACCACACGCGGTCGCCGTCGCCGGCCTTGCGTCCTTCCTTGCGCACCTCGAGGTGCGAACCCATGATGCCCGGCAGGAAGATCACGACCGGGCGGCTGTCCGGGCGCGGTGTCTCGCGCAATGCCGCACGGCTGGCGGCGCGTTCGCGCGCCTCGGCGGCGCCGGGTTCGCGACGGCGGGCGATGGCGCTGAACGTGGGCAGGGCCGCCGGGTCGTTGCTCGTGAGCCAGTCGCGCAGCGCGGTGCGGGTATGGCGGTTGGCGAAGTAGCTGAAGTGATTGACCGAGGCGCCCTGGTCGAAGAGGTAGCGCGCCTCGTTGCGCATCGCGAGGCCGGCGTACATCGAGTCGGTGTCGACGACGAGGTCGTTGTCGTGGCGGTCGAACAGCATCCAGTCGGTGAACATCACCCCAAGGCGCTTCAGTACGCTGGTTTCCTGGATGTCGCCGCTGATGACGGCCATCGCGATGCCCTGCTTGCGCTGCGCGGTCGCGAGCAGCGGGCCCATCGGTGCGTCGGTGAGCATCGCCTCGATGCCGGGGACGAGACGCGCATCGACGCGCTTGTCGGCGATCTCCAGCACGATGCGCTTGAACGCCGACAGCACCGCGCCGCCGGCCGGGCCGGTCACGGCGCCGACGAGCCGGGCGGTGAGGCTCAGCAGCCCGGAAAGGAACAGGTCGAGGTTGTCGGAGAGCAGCGTCGTGCCGCGTGCGGGGCAGGCGACGCGCACGTAGCGTTCGATGCGGAAGTTCTTGTCCGCAAGCTCCTGGCGCAGCGCGCGCAGCGTGTCCTGCTCGCGCGCGGTGAGGACGTCGCGCAGGCGTTTTTCGCGTTCGGATTCGCCCGCGTTGGGCGGTGCGGCGTGGCGATAGGCGGCGATCGCATCGTCGCCCAGGCCCGCGAGGCACAGCAGGTCGCCGACGAGACCGCCGCGCGAATGCGTGACGACGGACAGCCGGGCGTCGGCGGGCAGGGTGCGAGCGAGCTGCAGCGCGTTGTCGATCGGGCTTTCGGAGAAGGTGCGGTGCTCGAAGCCGAAGATGCGCTCGCCGAAGCGGTGTGCGAGCGGTTCCCAGTCGGCGGCGGCGCTGCCGGCGCGCAGATCCTTGAAGCTTCCCAGCGTGTGTGAGGCGGTGCCGTGGATGAAGAGCAGCGTCGGCGCGTCGCCGATCGCGGCGAGGCGCGGGTCGTTGGCGGTGCAGCGGTCGGCGCCCGCGAGGCCGTCGCCGTCGCGCCACTGGTAGAGCCCCGGTTCCCCCGCGAGGCGGCTTTCGATCGCCCACATCAGCGCCTTGGTGCCCAGCCACGACGCGCCGGGCGCCGCTAGATCCTCGCTGCGCTCGCCCAGCCAGTCCTGCAGCCATTCCAGCGCTTTGTCGCGTGCGGCATCGGCGATCGCGTCGTGCCCCAGCGTGAGCACCGACACGCCCGACCACAGCCAGTCCGGAATGCCGCGCGCGGCCGCGGACGGGTCGCGCAGGGCGGCGAAGTCGATCGAGCCGTCGGCACGCACGGCGTCGGGTTGCACCCGCGCGAGGTCTTCCCTGAGCTTGTCGGCGCGGATGAAGACGGTGGTGCCGTCGCCCGCCTCCAGTGCGAGCAGGCTGTCCTCGCGCAGGCGCGCGTCGGTTGCCGCAGCCGCGTCGCGCCCGGGCGCGGTCAGGGCATACGCGGCTTGCACCGCGACGACGCCGTCGAGAAAGGGATCGGGCGCCGCCGCGCCGCCCGCGCGCGTGGCGGCCTTCAGCGCGCCGGGCAGGGTGTCGGCCTCGCGCGGCACCCCAGGCAGGTGGAGGACGAGTTCACTCGGTTTGCGCGGTGCCGGCATCCGGGCCTCCTGCGGCGGTGGGGAAGGGTGCGCGCCGGCGCTTCAAGGCCGGCGCGCGGGCGTCACGCGAAGACCTTGAAGCGGCGCGCAGTGCGGGTGCCGAAGATCTGCGGATCCTGCGGCAGGCGCGTGGAGGGCAGGTAGTTACGGATTTCCTTGAACCACTGCTCGTAGGTTGCCGTCGCGGGCAGGTTCTTCAGCGTCTTCAGCGCATAGAAGGTGAAGGCGCCGTTGGGGCGGCCGCTGAAGCTCGTGTCCCAGCTGAACTGGGTATCGAGGCAGCCCGCGAGCAGCAGGTCGCCGCCGGCGCGCGTGAAGCCGCCGGATAGCCGCGCGGGGCGCACCGTGTCCGCAGGAAGGTCGTCGCGCTTCATCCACACGGCCGGCGGCAGGAAGCGGGCGCGCGGCATGCCGGGGTCGAGATCGCTTTCATCGCCGCGCGTGACGGTGCCGGAGTGGCAGCTGTCGGAGATGAGCATGATGCGCACGCCACCGGCACGCTGGCTGAAGAGGTCGTGCAGTTCGTCGTCGAGCAGGGCATTGCCGCTGCCGATGTCCCACGGGCACAAGGCTTCGTCGCGTGCGTCGGGCTCGTCGCCATCGGCGTCGGGCAGCCAGGTGCCGTGGCCGGAATAGGTGAGCACGATCGTGTCGCCCTTCGCCGCGCCCGTGACCAGGGTGTCGATGGCCTGCACCATCGCCGCCTTGGTCGCCGCGGAATCGAGCAGGCGGGTCACCGAGAAGCCGCGTTCGGTGAGGGCGGCGGCCCAGTCGTTGGCGTCATTGACGCAGCCGGAGAGGTCGCTGTCGGTGCCGGGGTAGTTGTTGATGCCGATGCAGAGCGCGCGTCTTGCCATGAGATTCTCCTTCGGGTCCGGAGCATCCCCGCCTCCCGCGGCGGCACCTTGCCGGCCGCATTTCGGAGCGATGCGGACGGAATCGGGCGCGACCTTTCTGTCGGGGTATGCGGGCTGCCGCTCACGGGACGGAGCGGTGCCGCGCACTTATTCTGTTTAATTATCTGTTTAGAGGTCGCTCACTTATTTGTCAAACCGGTCTTTTTCAAACCGGCAGATCGTCGAACGAGCACAGCCGTGCAACTTGCGCGATGTCGGCGACGCCGGTCGCGGGAAGGCCGTTCTTCGTCTGCCAGGCCTTGATGCAGCGCGCGCTGGTCTGGCCGAAGAGGCCGTCGGCCTTGATGTCGACGCCGCGCAGCGACAGGCCCAGCTGGATGCGGCGCACGTCGAGCCCGCGCATGATCGGCGAGCCGACCGACACCGCGCGCGAACCCGGCGCCGGGCCGTCGAAGCAGCCGTGGGGCAGGGCGGCCAGCGTCGCGGGCGAGATCTCGGCGCTGCGCACGACCAGCGGCAGCTCAAGGTTCCAGTAGCCCTGGTCGATCAGGCGCTGGAAGGCATCCATGCGATACACCGTCGGGCGCAGGTCGGCGCGCGCGTGGCCGCCGAGCCAGGCGCGCCGCGTCGCCACGTAGGCGTCGATCCACTTCCGTTCGCCCGCGTCGGCCACGCTGCCATGCGCGGCGTTGCAGCGGTCGCGCATCGCCTTCCACGCGCCGTGCACGAAGCTGTCATACACCACGGCGCAGCCCAGCGGCGAGGCGATGCCCTCGCGGGCGGCCGCCCGCATCGCCGGCTGCCAGTAGTTCGCGTCGAAGAAGGCGTCCTGCACGTCGCGCATCACCGCGTCGTCGGCGCCCGCGCGCAGGATGTTGTGCAGCGCGCCGTCGCTGTCCAGCGCGAGGTCTACAGCATCGAAGCGCGGCAGGTAGCGGTCGAGCAGCGGGGCAAATTCGGCGCCGGGTGCGGTGCAGTACTGGCGCAGCAGCTTGGCGAGGTTGCCGGAGCCGAGCGTCGTCTGCGAGCGCCCGTAGGTGAGGTGGCCGGTGTCGCCGCGGATGATCGTAACCATGCCGTAGTCGCCCAGCACCTGGCCGGTCTCGAAAAGATTGACGATGCTCTCGGCGGTCTTCTTCTGCGTGGCTGTCAGCATGGACTCGACTCCTGTCGTCGGGGAAACTCGCGGGGGATGGGAGGGGGGTGGAAGGGGCGGCGTTCAGCCGCCGGAGCCGCTCCGGTCGTCGAAACAATCGATCAGCGCGATCACCAGGTCGCGCGATGCCGTGCGGAACTTCAGGCCGGCGAGCGAGCGCCGCGCCGAGGCCTGATAGCCATGGTTATAGTCGGCGACGATCTGGCCCGCCAGTCTGTGGAAGTCCTTGTGCATGCGTGTGAGATGCCCGAGGCGGTCGGCTGCCAGGGCATCGTTGCCGTCGATCCACTGGCCCAGCTCGCACAGGCTCACCGAGCCGGCTTCGGCAACGTCCAGTGCTTCGGCGTTGGATCGTCCGCTGACGTAGGCGTTGAGCCGCTTGCGCCAGTTGAGGTGGGCCTCGATGGCCTGCTTCAGGTCCAGCCCGTGCCGCCTCCAGCCTTCCCGTTCCATGAACGCGGCCAGATCGGGCGAGCGTTCGCCGAGCAGCCGGCGCAGCCAGGCATCGACGTCGAGGTCGTCGCGGCGCAGCGCGGTGAGCAGGCGCGACTCTTCCGGGCCGAGATCGTCTACCGAGGCCAGCAGGAAGTGCTTCTGCAGCATCGCCTCGAACTCCTCGGGCGGCAGCGGCTTGCCGATGAGGTAGCCCTGCAGGAAGTCGCAGCCGAGTTCGCGCAGGAAGCTCACCTGCTCCCCGGTCTCGACGCCTTCCGCGGTGACGTGCAGCCCGAGGCTGTGGGCCATGTTGATGATGGCCTCGACGAGATGCGCGTCGTTGCGGTCGTCCGGGCAGTCGCTGATGAAGCTGCGGTCGATCTTGACGATGTCGACGGGGAAGCGTTTGAGGTAGGACAGCGACGAGAAGCCGGTGCCGAAGTCGTCGAGCGCGTAGCCGATGCCCAGCGCCTTGATGTCGCGCATGCGGGCCTCCATCGATTCGCTGCCGCCCATCAGCACCGATTCGGTGATCTCGACCATGAGGCTGCCGCGGTCCATGCCGAATTCGGAGAGCACGCCGGCGATCAGGTCGGGCAGCCCGGATTCGCGGAACTGCACGCCGGACATGTTCACCGCCAGTCGCAGCGTCCCGTGCCCCTGTTCGCGCCAGGCGCGGGACTGGCGCGCGGCCTCGCGCAACGCCCATTCGCCGATGCCGATGATGAGGCCGCTGTCCTCGGCCACGGGGATGAACTCCAGCGGCGACACGGGTCCGCGTACGGGGTGGAACCAGCGTATCAGCGCCTCGGCGCCGACCAGTTCGCCGCTGTCGGAATCGACGATGGGCTGGTAGTGCAGCGAGAAGGCCTGCTGTTCGAGCGCGGTGCGCAGATCCGCCTCGAGCTGCATGCGCGCGAGGGCGTCGCTCTGCATCTCGCGGGCGTAGAACTGGAAGCGGTTCTTGCCGGCCTGCTTGGACTTGTACATCGCGATGTCCGCGTTGCGGAACAGCGTCTGCAGGTCCTCGCCGTCGTCCGGGTAGACCGTGATGCCGACGCTGCCCGACATGCGGTGCTGCATGCCGCCCAGCGAGAACGGATCGCGCAGCACGCTGACGATCTTCTCGGCGATCGCGTTCAGGTCGTCGGGCTTGGCGAGGTCGTGGATGACGATCGTGAACTCGTCGCCGCCGAAGCGCGCCACGGTGTCCTGCTCACGCACGCAGAAGGTCAGGCGGCGCGCGACTTCGACCAGCAGTTCGTCGCCGGTGTCGTGTCCCAGCGTGTCGTTGATCCACTTGAAGCCGTCGAGGTCGAGGAACAGCAGGCCGACGTGGGTGTGGTTGCGCCGCGCATGCGTCATCGCCTGGTCGAGGCGGTCCTGCAGCAGGCTGCGGTTGGCGAGGCTGGTCAGCGGGTCGAAGTTGGCCTGGCGCCAGATGGCCTCTTCCTGCTGCTTGCGCTGGGTGATGTCGTTGAACAGCGAAATGTAGCCGGTTACGGCGCCGCGGTCGTCGTAGATGGCGGAGATCGTCTGCCACTGCGGGTAGATCTCGCCGCTCTTGCGCCGGTTCCAGATCTCGGATTCCCAGCGCCCCGTTTCGGCCAGCGATTTCCACATGTTGGCGTAATAGGCCGCGTCGTGGCGCCCGGAGGCGAGCAGCGAAGGCTTGCGTCCGAGCACCTCCTCGGCGGCGTATCCGGTGATCGCGGTGAACGCCGGATTGACGGCCGTGATCACCCCATGCGCGTCGGCGGTCATGATGCCCTGGCTCGACGCGTTGAACACCACCATCGCCTGCTTCATGCGGGTCTCGATGCGCTTGCGCTCGGTGATGTCCTGCATGCTCAGCTGCAGCAGCGTGCGGTCGCCGTGGCGGAAGCTCATGCAGCGGATCTCGGCGTCCCACTCCTCGCCGTCCGGGCGGCGGTTGCGCCACTCGAACACGCTCACGCGCGTGTCCAGGCAGCGCGAGAGCTGGTCGTTGCCGGCCTCGCCCGACGGACGCCCGTCCGGCTGCACGGGCGCGGCCAGGTCGAGCGGCGAGCGGCCGATCATGCTGCGCCGGTCCGGGTAGCCGCACAGGGCCGCCGCTGCGTCGTTGCAGTCGATGAAGCGGCGCGTGCCCGGGTCCAGGATCGCCTGCGCGATGTGCGAATGCTCGAACAGGGTCTTGTTGTACGACTCGCTGTCGACCAGCGCCCGCATCGCCTCCTTCGGCGCCGACACGTCGTTCATCACGCCGACGAACTGCTGCGGCTC
It contains:
- a CDS encoding dihydrolipoamide acetyltransferase family protein, producing MFDFSLPSLGADMDEGKLVEWKVKPGDAVCKGQVVAIVDTSKAAVDVEIWQDGVVHALLIEPGERIPVGTVMATLLEPGEKAPPKGAARAGKQAGERAPAAPGAPVVEGARLRISPAARKRAEALGVDVARLKGTGPGGAVTLADIEAAVQPGAPKAPETAPAAHPEADRNAEMRRAIAAAMSRSKREIPHYYLSETIPMARAQRWLAQANEGRPITERLLMAVVQLKAVAAALAQFPDLNGFFRDGRFEPVQAAHIGVAISLRQGGLIAPALHDVGSKPLDQLMRELADLVKRTRAGSLRSSEMSDPTITVTNLGEQGVDAVMGVIYPPQVALVGFGRIAARPWVEVGALVAMPTVVASLAADHRVSDGHRGALFLAELRGRLQRPEEL
- a CDS encoding acyl carrier protein translates to MADKYPELRANVIAILRSIAPEVEADELRDDRPLRQQVDLDSMDWLNFLIGISEQLKVSIPEADYGRLVTLGNLLDYLRAKLG
- a CDS encoding Hsp20/alpha crystallin family protein, with the translated sequence MNDTTNIARKPETPASEMALLPPVDVIEDAAGITLYADLPGVPKDKLTLQVEGDTLTIEGEISLAAPEGMESSHAEVNLPRYRRMFTLSKELDANKVSAEFNQGTLKLRIPKAEHAQPRKIEIAVM
- a CDS encoding Hsp20/alpha crystallin family protein encodes the protein MFYRSVFPRDLLSEIDRLQREMQQSYEFSPSIRGLARGGFPAMNVGNTPHSVEIYAFAPGIDPATIDVQLEKGVLTVAGERASVMPPKEANATVHIDERFSGRFRRVVTLPDDADPNAVSAKYRDGVLHVSVQRRQAAQPRRISIE
- a CDS encoding carbonic anhydrase, whose amino-acid sequence is MDTHDHCNCTHAHGENHSGTRRNFLTRATLAAGVALLGTVSQSRPALAGGHTDILLLTCMDFRLMDSVEQYMAGRGLTHKYDHIVLAGASLGALTDKYPAWNRTFWDHLAVAIQLHDVQKVVVMDHRDCGAYKAILGEDLAPDPVREAAVHRDHLERLAAAIKDKHPGLGIETLLMALDGSVEALGNFA